AAGATGTTTCAGAAAGCCCTGCTGATTGGAGCTAATCTGATCAAACTCATCCAGATTCACCAACAGAAAACGTCCCAGATAACGCTCCGCATCCTGTTTGCTCTTAAAATCAAGACTATCCGTATATCCGAAACGCAGTTCAGGTGGCAAAATAATGCGACAATAGGTAGATTTACGATACCCCTGCGCACCGACCAATAATGGCGACGTACTGTTTCCGTGCTGGCGATCAAGCCCACGCCAATGTGCCACCATACTGAGAAACCAGCGGTAGAACAGCTCCCTCCAATGCGGATTATTGCATGGCACAAGATTGGCAAGTGCCCGGATGCGGTCTTTTCCGTCCCAATGCCCCACATTACAAAGGTATTCTTCAACAGGATTGTACAAAGACACATACTCTGATGTCAAATAACGCTCCACGTCACGGTCCCAGGCACGAATCCCCTCTTTCAGGGCATTAATCGCCACCGTATTGCGTACCCTCCGATCCACCGGTCTGAAATAGAAATGAATGGAATCACGCTGACGATATTCCAAATCGTTCAACACCGTGTTATAACGAAACTCATAGCGCCGTTCCATAAACTCTTCCAGACGCAGAGCGGTATCCTGCTCCGGAGTCAAAATAGTTTTAGAGCCAAAGTCCTTAGACTCTTGGTAAATATTATGAACCATGGTACGTACCGTTTGCTCCTCTGCCTGTGCATAATAATGAATGATCGTCTGCCTCACAACTTCCTCTTCCGGTATGCCCGCCTTATAGCAATACTCCGCAAGGCGGACAAGCAACGGTTGGAGATTATCTCCCCGTCGCCAGTTCTCCATATCCCGGAGCGCCTTATCGAGGGCAGTTTCAAAAAGCATGGTGAAGGTCTGCGACGTTTCAAACCCAGGTTCCAGCCTCAGCAACGGATTTTTCTCAGCCAACTGCCGTTGCCGGAAGGTCTGTTCGCCGGGCATGGAGAATGGCTGTTCCAGACAGAAAGGTACCGCATGAGGATTGTATCCGGGATGTTCATCAAGCGTCATCCGGCAGCTTTGCATCAGTGAAGGCTCTTTCAAGGCAATGGGAAACGGGAACAACGGCTGATAACAACTCACCGCCAAGCGATAGGCATGGGCATGAAACAATGCGGCTTCCTGTTCACGCTTCGGTAAGCTTCCATCCGGTAAGGCGAAACATACCCATATCTTCACACTCCTTCCACTGGAACCGCAAAAAGCAGCAAACGTTTGAGGAAGCAGCATCGCCTGACGTTTCACCAGTTCAGCTTCCGCCAATCCAGCTAGCTTCTTCACTTCAAGCTGAACCAGACCATTGTATTGTTTCATTCTTCGCCCTCTGTCTTTAGTGCGGGCATACTCCACGGCAGGATAGATACGTGGAAGTTTGTCAATATAGGCAAATGTGGAACCAGTACCTTCCAACTGAGGCATAACAGTTCGTAACCCGGTTACGTACCCATCTCTGTTTTCCGTTTTCATCTTCTCCATCAGCACATCGGCATCATAAATGGTCATCATCTCTCTGCCTGTATCTTTGTCATGTCTTATTGAAGTGATTTTCATATCATTATCTGTTATGAATTTTATTTATATAGTATAATTCCTTTAAGGAGTTACAAAGATACTGTTCCTAAAAGCGAAAGTCAAGTATTTGAGCATATTATTCTGCATTTATTTCAAAAAAGTTCAGCCCATCCATTTGACAGCAAAAGCTTCAATAATAATTGAGAAATAAACAGGGAATCACTTGACTTTTCCCTGCTTATTTTGTATCTTTGTAGTAAGTCCTATTGGGTGTTAACCTTGGTTAACAGGCTTGTCAACCTTGGCTAACAAGCCGATCAACCAACGTTGACAGACCTGTTAACCAAGGTTGACATCCAATCATACCTAAGAGTAAACGGGATGTTCCTTAGGAGGAAACAGAATAGTCCCTAATGTAAAACAAATTAATACCTTATAATTAAAACAAGCAACTATGGCAATCTTATTTGAATGGTACGAAAACCCGGTGGCTCCCAACCAGCCACAAGAAGAAACGAAACTTCATGCACGCATCACGCTGAATGGAAAAACAGGAACCGACAGGTTACGACGCAAAATCCAGGAACGTTGTTCACTGACGGAAACAGATGTGTCCGCCGTGCTCGACGCCCTGTCTCATGCAATGGGTGAAGAACTGGCAGAGGGCAGGCAGGTACATCTGGATGGTATCGGTTACTTCCACCCTACCCTCACCTGCACGGAAGAAATAAAAGAAGATACAAAACGGAAGAATACGAAAGTAAGGCTGAAAGGCATCAAATTCCGGGCGGATCAGGATCTGAGGAGTGAAATCGGAAATGTGAAACTGAAGAATATAAAACACAATGGACACTCCAACAAATTATCGGACGAAGAAATAGACCGCCGACTGACCGTCTACTTCAGTCAGCACCACATGATGACAAGAAGTGATTTCCAAAGGGTATGCGGCATGATGAAATCGACTGCAATGGGGCATATCCGCCGTTTACGCGGGGAAGGAAAGCTAAAAAACATCGGATTACAGAACCAACCGATATATGCGCCAAATGTGGGGTATTACGGTATAACAGAAGAAGTTATGATGTAAAAATGTAAAAATCCGGCGTGAGAGTAAGCGGTTTACCCTCACGCCGGATTTTTACTCTCACCCACACTTAATACCCTAATTATCAATAAGATATTTTAACAGTGAGGGTAGTGAGAGTAACCTGAACCAACTTTTTATTGAAATCTGAGCAATCATTAAATTATTGTTAATTACCCTTTCATACATCGAACCATGTTTCAAAGATTATGTTGTTATAAATGAACAGCAACCTTAATTATGAATTTAAAATAATGAATTATGAAGAAGAAAATTAAATTTTTAAAGAAAGAATCGCTGTTATGTTAATGAACGGGATTCGAGAAAGAGTAGATTATATGATTAAACTAACTTTAAACTTAACAAAGATCAAAGCAAACAAGAAATCTGCAACCTAACCCTCCCGCTTTATTCCTGAAAAGAGCAAACAAATAAACTACTTCAGGGCATATTATATTTTATTGTATCAACTATTAATGCATTTCAATTATGAAAAAATCAATTATTTTATCAGCATTTGTTTTAGCAGCATTGACTGCAAATGCCCAGACTACCGTACAAGGCAGCAAATTCACAGACAATTGGTCTATAGAACTAAAAACCGGTATTATAACTCCTGTAAGCCACAGCGCTTTCTTCAAGAATGCCCGCCCGGCTTTGGGAATTGAGTTTACGAAGCAACTGACCCCCGTTTTCGGACTGGGAGTTCAAGGCATGGGATATATAAACACCTCGAACAGTAAGACAGCTTTTGATGCTTCAGACCTTAGCTTATTGGGTAAAGTCAACCTGATGAACCTGTTCGCAGGCTATACAGGTACTCCCCGGATATTTGAAGTAGAAGCCGTAGCCGGTGCAGGATGGCTGCACTACTATATGAATGGTTCCGGAGATATGAACTCCTGGTCCAGTCGTTTCGGAATGAATTTCAACTTCAACCTCGGAGAAGCTAAAGCTTGGACGATAGGAGTCAAACCGGCATTGGTATATGATATGCAAGGCGACTACAACCGTAGCCGATTCAATGTGAACAATGCCGCCTTTGAACTAACAGCAGGTGTAGCTTACCACTTTGGTGGTAGCAACGGAAGCCATCACTTTACTTTGGCTAAACTCTATGATCCAGCCGAGATAAGCGACCTGAACAATTCTATCAATAATCTTCGCTCACAAGTGAACGAGAAAAACGGTCAGATCAATGTCGACGCACAGAAGATCAGCGCATTGCAACAAGAAGTCAACAATTTACAGAACCGGGCAGTTCCTGTTGAAACAATAGTGGAAACCAGCCGTATTCCGGAATCCATTGTTACTTTCAGGCAAGGTAAATCTACAGTCGATGCCTCTCAGTTGCCAAATGTGGAACGTGTGGCTTCTTACATGAAGAAACACGCAAATACAACAGTAGTGATTAAGGGATACGCTTCACCGGAAGGTAGTGCCGAAGTCAACGCAAGAATAGCTAAAGCGCGTGCTGAAGCAGTAAAGACAATCTTGGTGAATAAGTATAAAATCAACCCGTCACGTATTACTGCCGAAGGTCAGGGAGTGGGTGACATGTTCACAGAACCGGATTGGAACCGGGTTAGTATCTGTTCTATTATTGAAGATGCCAAATAAACAAAATTAAAAATGGCCTACTTGTGCTTAAGCATAGGTAGGCCATTTTTTTATTCCATTATTTAAAGTATCCTACAGGATGATTCAACATAGGAATCTGACTATCTTTCAGTTTCAATACTTTCTTCAACTGAGTGGCATCCATCGAACCTCGCGGCACTGTAGCCAATTTGGCATTAGCACAGAATAAAGAGATATTCTGCGAAACGATACCAACATCTATAGCTCCAACCACCTGATTTTGTGGTTTCTGAGCATCGCCAAAGAGGGAAACATCACTGACCAGTACCAAAGATGCCGGAGCCGCTTTTACAAAAGTCTGACCACCTGCAACAGCATCGCGGTGATCTCCTTCAGAAACCAGATTTAACTGATGATTTTTCGCATCGTACACATAGCTCCCTTCGGGTAATATCACGTATACATCTACATCCTGCTTATTCAAAGCCGATGGAGCTGTCCGCTTTCTAGACTCCGGACGATTGATTCCGTTAGCAGCCCACAATAAATCCGACAAGTCAGCAAGGCTCAATGCTTTCGAAGCATATTCACGTGTAGACTGACGCTCAGACAATGCTTTCATTACCGTACCGGCACGATTCAAATTGGGCTTTGGTAACTTAACTACCTTATCAGCAGCAGAAGCAGCCACTGAAAGCACTAAACAAACTAACAATAGTTGTACTTTTCTCATAACTGTGGTATTTTAAAAGTTAAGAGGCAAATATACAAAAAAGGAATGAATTTTCATTTTTTAAGTATTATAGTATTCTCTTTTAGATAGGCTTTAAATTACTTACTAATAAAATCCTGTGGATGTTTCTTAACAAATTGTGACATCAATACAAAAAGACGGCCTCCATTATTCAACTCATAATATTCATTATCAAATTCTGTCAGAGGATTATCCTCATAACTTTTACTAAAATTTTCCGATGTACCGTCATCAAACTTTTCTAATTCTGGTTTTATTGTCTCGTAACAAGCATTAGCTCGTCTCATAAGACTGGAGAAGTCAATAGCTCCAATCAATTCCAAAGCCTTTTCAACTTCATACCGATCCTCACCCGACGGATTGAAATAGTATTGATTAAATCCTCCGTTACAAACTTCTCCATCCAATTCATAAATAAGAGAGAAAGCCTTTCGTGAATCGCTAAACCAAACTTCATCGCTAAGCAAGCTCCACATAATTTTAGTATATAGCTCATCTTCAGGAGTTGCATCTATCAACTCTTGAGTAATAGGCTCATAATCTTCAGAAATACCTTTACCAATATTTTTTTTTAAACCAAGTAAATTCAAGAACCAAGTAAGCATAATAATATAATTTAAGATATAGTCAAAATTAACTCATTCAAATTCACTCTTTTCGGAAAAGACCGAAAGCATCAGGACAATGCTCCGCAAGATATAGACTTAGCGATTTCTTCCATATGTGTATCATCCGTTCCGCAACAGCCGCCAAATATCCTAAAATCATATTCTGATTTCAATTTCATCATACCTTCAGCCAAGTCGGCAGGAGAAGAAGATTGCAGATCAGCGGAACCGTCCAGTTCACTATAAGACAATGCGGAAGTGTTGGCCTGAATACCGATGAACCGTGTTCGGACAGTATCGGTTTGGTTGAAGTTGTGTGCAAGAGCTTCATAGACGATGCAGGGATGTACACAGTTTGTCATATAGCACGCCGGTTTGCGAGATACATTATCGTCAATAAACCGGATAGCATAGTCGATGGTATGCCCATCAATAAGTTTCCCGTCTTTTTGGATGGTAAAACTAATGATATAGGGGATTCCGGTATCGGACATGGCCCTCGCCATACCCGCTGCTTCAGTCAGCACAGGCATAATTCCTGTATACAGGAAATCTGCTTTCGCAAGTTTAAATAGTTGCGACTGCCAATGATGAAAGTCGTAAGCTTCCTCAATATTTAGAGCACCGACACCTGTATAAGCATCTCCTTTACACCCCATCAGACCGCCAATATACATTTCAATATTTGATGTTTCCTTTATCTTACGGAGGAACCTGACATTATCCTCAATAATAGCCTCATCATATCCGGCCTGAATAACTTGCTGCTTATTGGCCCGTCTGGTCGGAGTGGTAGCTAAAAACGGTAGATTGTATTTTCCAGCAATCCCCATGTAGCCCCGCCAAAGAGTTTCCAATGCCACCCGCCCCTGTTGACTATAAATCAAATCAGCCATAGCTACACTGCCATTGATGGTGAGGCCATACTCACGCTTCAATCGTTCTCCCAATGCCCCTTCCATCAGAACTGAAGAATGAGAGGCTATGCAAGTTTCAAAATCCATACAAGTCGGTTTTATATATTACTCGCAGGTATGTGATACCTGTTGCCGCAAAGTTACAGAATCCGTACTAACTTTAATGATTTGAGTTGATTAGTTTTGTGACAATCTATATTCGCTGGGAGATATCCCTACCAGTTTTCTAAACAGGTTGCTGAAATATTGTACGCTTGGATAGCCCAATTTTTCAGCAACCGAACTTACCGTATAACCTTTACCTAATAGCATCTCTTTAGCGACTTCCAGCCTTTTCAACTGGAAGTATTCATCCAGATTCTTCCCCGTTTCAAACTTCAATAAATCACTGAAATAACGGGAAGATAAATGAAGTATATCTGCGCAGTATTTTGTAGAGGGTAATACACCATTTTTCAATCGTCCGGACTGGATATAGTCATCCAACGCAATATCCATCTTGTTCAATATCGCCTTATTGACTTCATTCCGAGTGATAAACTGACGGTCATAGAAACGGGAACAATAATCCAACAGGAGTTCTATATATCTTGAAATCAAGGTCTTGCTATGACAGTCTATTGCATGTTGCAGTTCCTTCTCAATATTGTACATACATTCAATTGCTTTATCCTTTTCGCGCAAGGAAAGGTGCAACGCTTCATTCAGATGATAAGAAAAGAAAGAGTAATTCTTAATGTTCCGCCCCAATGAAGTGCTGCAAAGCAAGTCGGGATGAAAAGCCAACAACCAGCCCTTTCGGGGAAATGCCTTTCCTTCGTTGATATTGATGGATTGTCCCGGAGTCAGGAAAATCATTGTTGCATTGGAATAGTCGTAATACTTACGCCCGTAGATGAAATCTTCACCTTCGCATTCCAACAGTAAGATGGTGTAGAAATCGAACTTGATAGTACGCTGCATCACATTAGCTTTAGATAAGTCAATGGCGCTCACTAACGGGTGTAAGGTCTTATTTCCCAAACAGCAATTGCACTGGTGTACAGTCTCTATGTTCAATATATCCTTTTTCAAAACTGTACATTTTGCAGTCTATATTCATTGGGCGTACAGCCGACACGTTTTTTGAACAGGCGGCTGAGATGTTGCGGATATTGAAATCCCAAGGTGTAAGCAATTTCACTGATTGTCTCGTCCGTTTCAACGATATGTT
The nucleotide sequence above comes from Bacteroides intestinalis DSM 17393. Encoded proteins:
- a CDS encoding DMP19 family protein, coding for MLTWFLNLLGLKKNIGKGISEDYEPITQELIDATPEDELYTKIMWSLLSDEVWFSDSRKAFSLIYELDGEVCNGGFNQYYFNPSGEDRYEVEKALELIGAIDFSSLMRRANACYETIKPELEKFDDGTSENFSKSYEDNPLTEFDNEYYELNNGGRLFVLMSQFVKKHPQDFISK
- a CDS encoding helix-turn-helix domain-containing protein, producing the protein MKKDILNIETVHQCNCCLGNKTLHPLVSAIDLSKANVMQRTIKFDFYTILLLECEGEDFIYGRKYYDYSNATMIFLTPGQSININEGKAFPRKGWLLAFHPDLLCSTSLGRNIKNYSFFSYHLNEALHLSLREKDKAIECMYNIEKELQHAIDCHSKTLISRYIELLLDYCSRFYDRQFITRNEVNKAILNKMDIALDDYIQSGRLKNGVLPSTKYCADILHLSSRYFSDLLKFETGKNLDEYFQLKRLEVAKEMLLGKGYTVSSVAEKLGYPSVQYFSNLFRKLVGISPSEYRLSQN
- a CDS encoding homocysteine S-methyltransferase family protein; its protein translation is MDFETCIASHSSVLMEGALGERLKREYGLTINGSVAMADLIYSQQGRVALETLWRGYMGIAGKYNLPFLATTPTRRANKQQVIQAGYDEAIIEDNVRFLRKIKETSNIEMYIGGLMGCKGDAYTGVGALNIEEAYDFHHWQSQLFKLAKADFLYTGIMPVLTEAAGMARAMSDTGIPYIISFTIQKDGKLIDGHTIDYAIRFIDDNVSRKPACYMTNCVHPCIVYEALAHNFNQTDTVRTRFIGIQANTSALSYSELDGSADLQSSSPADLAEGMMKLKSEYDFRIFGGCCGTDDTHMEEIAKSISCGALS
- a CDS encoding HU family DNA-binding protein translates to MAILFEWYENPVAPNQPQEETKLHARITLNGKTGTDRLRRKIQERCSLTETDVSAVLDALSHAMGEELAEGRQVHLDGIGYFHPTLTCTEEIKEDTKRKNTKVRLKGIKFRADQDLRSEIGNVKLKNIKHNGHSNKLSDEEIDRRLTVYFSQHHMMTRSDFQRVCGMMKSTAMGHIRRLRGEGKLKNIGLQNQPIYAPNVGYYGITEEVMM
- a CDS encoding SagB/ThcOx family dehydrogenase — encoded protein: MRKVQLLLVCLVLSVAASAADKVVKLPKPNLNRAGTVMKALSERQSTREYASKALSLADLSDLLWAANGINRPESRKRTAPSALNKQDVDVYVILPEGSYVYDAKNHQLNLVSEGDHRDAVAGGQTFVKAAPASLVLVSDVSLFGDAQKPQNQVVGAIDVGIVSQNISLFCANAKLATVPRGSMDATQLKKVLKLKDSQIPMLNHPVGYFK
- a CDS encoding BT4734/BF3469 family protein, whose translation is MKITSIRHDKDTGREMMTIYDADVLMEKMKTENRDGYVTGLRTVMPQLEGTGSTFAYIDKLPRIYPAVEYARTKDRGRRMKQYNGLVQLEVKKLAGLAEAELVKRQAMLLPQTFAAFCGSSGRSVKIWVCFALPDGSLPKREQEAALFHAHAYRLAVSCYQPLFPFPIALKEPSLMQSCRMTLDEHPGYNPHAVPFCLEQPFSMPGEQTFRQRQLAEKNPLLRLEPGFETSQTFTMLFETALDKALRDMENWRRGDNLQPLLVRLAEYCYKAGIPEEEVVRQTIIHYYAQAEEQTVRTMVHNIYQESKDFGSKTILTPEQDTALRLEEFMERRYEFRYNTVLNDLEYRQRDSIHFYFRPVDRRVRNTVAINALKEGIRAWDRDVERYLTSEYVSLYNPVEEYLCNVGHWDGKDRIRALANLVPCNNPHWRELFYRWFLSMVAHWRGLDRQHGNSTSPLLVGAQGYRKSTYCRIILPPELRFGYTDSLDFKSKQDAERYLGRFLLVNLDEFDQISSNQQGFLKHLLQKPVANLRKPYGSTIQEVRRYASFIGTSNQMELLTDPSGSRRFICIEVTAPIDTNVTINYKQLYAQAMDAIYKGERYWLNDEDEAILKETNRDFEQISPLEQLFHCYFRVAEEEREGEWLTAMEIFNYLQQKTRDKLSVSKIGHFGRSLKKLDIPCKKSNRGTVYHLVRL
- a CDS encoding OmpA family protein, whose amino-acid sequence is MKKSIILSAFVLAALTANAQTTVQGSKFTDNWSIELKTGIITPVSHSAFFKNARPALGIEFTKQLTPVFGLGVQGMGYINTSNSKTAFDASDLSLLGKVNLMNLFAGYTGTPRIFEVEAVAGAGWLHYYMNGSGDMNSWSSRFGMNFNFNLGEAKAWTIGVKPALVYDMQGDYNRSRFNVNNAAFELTAGVAYHFGGSNGSHHFTLAKLYDPAEISDLNNSINNLRSQVNEKNGQINVDAQKISALQQEVNNLQNRAVPVETIVETSRIPESIVTFRQGKSTVDASQLPNVERVASYMKKHANTTVVIKGYASPEGSAEVNARIAKARAEAVKTILVNKYKINPSRITAEGQGVGDMFTEPDWNRVSICSIIEDAK